Proteins from a genomic interval of Luteibacter pinisoli:
- a CDS encoding OmpA family protein: MSEELDVDGEANAPIWAAFGDLMSVLLSAFVLILVGVIGMQLQLTSKLEQETKQRQEEQHRRISLEQALAAPLASGRVTLVNGRIGISGSVLFALNSDQLQPEGRELLKTLAGPLTTYLKSRDEILMVSGFTDDQAVHEGNRRFADNLELSAERSLTVTRALIADGVPSPSVFAAAFGAEQPVSSNADDAGRAKNRRVEIAPIPRQSATDTKAHGP, translated from the coding sequence ATGAGCGAAGAGCTCGACGTCGACGGCGAAGCCAACGCACCTATCTGGGCCGCGTTCGGCGACCTGATGTCCGTGCTGCTGAGTGCGTTCGTCCTGATCCTGGTGGGCGTGATCGGCATGCAGCTGCAGCTGACCAGCAAGCTGGAACAGGAGACGAAGCAGCGCCAGGAGGAGCAGCATCGGCGCATCTCGCTGGAGCAGGCGCTTGCCGCGCCGCTGGCCTCAGGCCGGGTCACGCTGGTCAATGGGCGCATCGGCATCAGCGGTAGCGTCCTCTTCGCGCTGAACTCCGACCAGCTGCAGCCGGAAGGCCGCGAGCTGCTGAAGACCCTCGCGGGTCCGCTCACCACGTACCTGAAGTCACGCGACGAAATCCTCATGGTCAGCGGCTTCACCGACGACCAGGCCGTGCATGAAGGCAACCGCCGGTTCGCCGATAACCTGGAGCTCTCGGCCGAGCGTTCGCTCACCGTCACCCGTGCGTTGATCGCCGATGGCGTGCCGTCGCCTTCCGTGTTTGCCGCCGCATTTGGTGCGGAGCAGCCGGTGAGCTCCAACGCCGACGATGCCGGACGCGCGAAGAACCGCCGCGTGGAGATCGCGCCGATTCCACGCCAGTCCGCCACGGACACGAAGGCGCATGGACCGTAA
- a CDS encoding VOC family protein, whose translation MDITINASFLAQNDPDAALAFYRDTLGFEVRNDVGYGGKRWITVGPAGQPQTSIVLYPPEASPGVTDAERQTIAEMMAKGTFGIILLASKNLDATFEQLQARQADIVQEPTDQPYGVRDCAVRDPAGNMIRIQQAK comes from the coding sequence ATGGACATCACGATCAACGCCAGCTTCCTCGCGCAGAACGACCCGGACGCCGCCCTCGCCTTCTACCGCGACACCCTGGGTTTTGAGGTCCGCAACGATGTCGGCTACGGCGGCAAGCGCTGGATCACCGTCGGCCCGGCGGGCCAGCCGCAGACCTCGATCGTGCTCTACCCGCCGGAGGCCAGCCCGGGCGTGACCGACGCCGAGCGCCAGACCATCGCCGAGATGATGGCCAAGGGAACGTTCGGCATCATCCTGCTCGCCAGCAAGAACCTGGACGCGACGTTTGAGCAACTGCAGGCACGGCAGGCGGATATCGTACAGGAACCGACGGACCAGCCTTACGGCGTGCGTGACTGCGCGGTGCGCGATCCGGCGGGGAATATGATTCGGATCCAGCAGGCGAAGTAG
- a CDS encoding helix-turn-helix transcriptional regulator: protein MASPSDPAKQLRDLARLRRVRDRIDRDYAQPLDVDALAQGVHMSAGHLSRQFKAAYGESVYSYLMTRRIERAMALLRRGDVSVTDACFTVGCSSLGTFSTRFSELVGQSPAAYKREQGNATEGMPSCIARQVTRPVRNQEAPVPAPDLD, encoded by the coding sequence ATGGCCAGCCCATCCGATCCGGCGAAACAACTCCGCGACCTTGCGCGGTTGCGTCGCGTGCGCGACCGGATCGACCGCGACTATGCCCAGCCCCTCGACGTGGACGCGCTCGCGCAGGGCGTGCACATGTCGGCCGGGCACCTGAGCCGCCAGTTCAAGGCCGCCTACGGCGAATCGGTGTACAGCTACCTGATGACCCGCCGGATCGAACGGGCCATGGCCCTGCTACGGCGGGGCGATGTCAGCGTCACCGACGCCTGCTTCACCGTGGGTTGTTCGTCCCTGGGCACGTTCAGCACGCGCTTCTCCGAACTGGTCGGCCAGTCGCCGGCGGCCTACAAACGCGAGCAGGGCAACGCGACCGAAGGCATGCCTTCCTGCATCGCCCGCCAGGTCACGCGTCCCGTCAGGAATCAAGAAGCGCCGGTGCCAGCACCCGACCTAGACTGA
- a CDS encoding DUF2894 domain-containing protein, translated as MDRKSSSPLGALLDHLSQQHSPTVDLDAELARVRKLWDRTRTRSQLQQAEIHVPEMESTGPLNSAALVHRAMELMRELSPGYLQHFLSYVDDLSWMERLTVAAVAAAPVKDAPRAATIGNKKPKAPAKPRKPRTPKPKNPEG; from the coding sequence ATGGACCGTAAGTCCTCCAGCCCGCTCGGTGCGCTGCTCGACCATCTGTCGCAGCAGCACAGCCCCACCGTCGATCTCGACGCCGAGCTGGCGCGCGTACGCAAACTGTGGGATCGCACGCGCACCCGCAGCCAGCTCCAGCAAGCTGAAATCCACGTCCCCGAAATGGAAAGCACCGGCCCGCTGAACTCCGCCGCGCTGGTCCATCGCGCGATGGAACTCATGCGCGAACTCTCGCCGGGTTACCTGCAGCACTTCCTGTCGTACGTCGACGATCTTTCGTGGATGGAGCGACTGACCGTCGCCGCCGTGGCCGCCGCGCCGGTAAAAGACGCGCCCCGCGCCGCGACCATCGGCAACAAGAAGCCGAAAGCACCGGCAAAGCCGCGCAAGCCGCGCACGCCGAAACCAAAAAATCCGGAAGGTTGA